The proteins below come from a single Solanum stenotomum isolate F172 unplaced genomic scaffold, ASM1918654v1 scaffold21764, whole genome shotgun sequence genomic window:
- the LOC125851045 gene encoding 7-deoxyloganetin glucosyltransferase-like, whose amino-acid sequence MASTGAELDKPHAVCIPYPAQGHINPMLKLAKILNHKGFHITFVNTEYNHRRLLKSRGPHGLKNLPSFRFEAIPDGLPPCDADATQDIIALCKSTDTTCLGPFRELLAKLNNTCSSKVPPVSCIVSDGSISFTLTAAQELGIPQVFFWTFAACGTLSYMHYCNLVDKGYIPLKDESYLTNGYLEKTTLDWIPGMKDVRLKDLPSFLRTANPDDFMLNFVIRETERSKKYASAIVVNSFEALEKEVLESLQTLVPPVYVIGPLNLLVKHVDDKDLADLGSNLWKEEPKCLEWLDSKKPNSVVYVNFGSITVMTMNHLIEFAWGLANSQLDFLWIIRPDVVLGEQAILPPKFVEETKERGMLASWCQQEKVLNHPAIGGFLTHSGWNSTLESISSGVPMICWPFFAEQPTNCWFCCTKLGIGMEINNNVKRDEVEALVRELMTGEKGKEMKKKAMEWKILAEEAAAKPAGSSYVNIDKLINEILLSPKHAIVK is encoded by the exons ATGGCTTCCACTGGTGCTGAACTTGATAAGCCTCATGCAGTTTGCATACCATATCCTGCCCAAGGCCACATTAACCCAATGTTAAAATTAGCCAAAATCCTCAATCACAAAGGCTTTCACATCACTTTTGTCAACACTGAATACAATCATAGGCGTCTCCTTAAGTCTCGAGGCCCTCACGGTCTCAAGAACTTGCCATCATTCCGTTTTGAGGCAATTCCTGATGGCCTTCCACCATGTGATGCTGATGCAACACAAGATATTATTGCTTTATGTAAATCAACAGATACCACTTGTTTAGGTCCTTTCAGAGAGTTACTAGCCAAGCTCAATAATACTTGTTCATCTAAGGTGCCACCTGTCTCGTGCATCGTCTCCGATGGTTCAATCAGTTTCACTCTAACTGCTGCCCAAGAATTGGGTATCCCGCAAGTTTTCTTTTGGACTTTTGCTGCTTGTGGGACTTTAAGTTACATGCATTATTGTAACCTTGTTGATAAAGGATACATTCCACTTAAAG ATGAAAGTTACTTGACAAATGGGTACTTAGAGAAGACGACTTTGGATTGGATACCGGGTATGAAAGACGTACGTTTAAAGGATCTTCCAAGTTTTCTTAGGACTGCAAATCCAGATGATTTCATGCTTAACTTTGTCATACGTGAAACGGAGAGATCGAAAAAATATGCTTCTGCTATTGTTGTCAATTCATTTGAGGCATTAGAGAAGGAAGTTCTTGAATCACTTCAAACACTTGTTCCTCCGGTGTATGTAATTGGACCATTAAATTTGCTTGTGAAACATGTTGACGACAAGGATTTGGCGGATTTGGGATCCAATCTTTGGAAAGAAGAACCAAAGTGTCTTGAATGGTTGGATTCCAAGAAACCAAATTCTGTTGTTTATGTTAATTTTGGAAGTATTACTGTTATGACTATGAACCATCTTATCGAATTCGCCTGGGGACTTGCCAATAGCCAGCTGGATTTTTTGTGGATTATAAGGCCTGATGTTGTATTAGGAGAACAGGCAATTCTTCCACCCAAATTCGTGGAGGAAACTAAAGAAAGAGGGATGCTAGCAAGCTGGTGCCAACAAGAAAAAGTCCTTAACCACCCCGCAATTGGAGGGTTCTTGACTCACAGTGGATGGAACTCGACCCTAGAAAGTATTAGCAGTGGGGTGCCAATGATTTGCTGGCCGTTTTTCGCAGAGCAGCCAACTAACTGTTGGTTTTGTTGTACCAAGTTGGGGATTGGAATGGAGATTAACAATAATGTGAAGAGGGATGAAGTTGAAGCCCTTGTAAGAGAGCTGATGACCGGGGAGAAAGGCAAAGAGATGAAGAAAAAGGCAATGGAATGGAAGATATTGGCTGAAGAAGCTGCTGCAAAACCAGCAGGATCATCTTATGTGAATATAGACAAATTGATCAATGAAATTCTTCTCTCTCCTAAACACGCGATCGTAAAGTAA
- the LOC125851079 gene encoding 7-deoxyloganetin glucosyltransferase-like has protein sequence MCSINAENSDKPHAVCLPYPAQGHISPMLKLAKILNHKGFHITFVNTEHNHKRLLKSRGPHSLNGLPSFRFETIPDGLPPCDPDATQDISSLCKSTTTTCLGPFKELLAKLKNTNVPRVSCIVSDGSMSFTLSAAQDLGIPQVLFWTPSACGLLCYMYYRDLVEKGYTPLKDESYLTNGYLDTSLDWIPGMKGVRLRDLPSFLRTTNPEEYMIKLIIQETERSKNASAIIINTFETLEGEVVESLQKLLPPIYVVGPLNLLMEHVVDEKNLEGLGLNLWKEETKCLDWLDSKKPNSVVYVNFGSITVMTANQLIEFAWGLANSQMEFLWIIRPDIVSGEKEILPSEFVEETKERGMLTSWCPQEQVLSHPAIGGFLTHSGWNSTLESIGNGVPMICWPFFAEQQTNCWFKCTQWGIGMEIDNNVKRDEVESLVRELMVGEKGKDMKKKAMEWKKLAEEAAAKTTGSSYVNIDKLINQILLSETTRQKYY, from the exons atgtgttCCATTAATGCTGAAAATTCAGACAAACCTCATGCAGTTTGCTTACCATACCCTGCTCAAGGCCACATTAGCCCAATGCTAAAATTGGCCAAAATCCTCAATCACAAAGGCTTTCATATCACCTTTGTCAACACTGAACACAACCATAAGCGTCTCCTTAAGTCTCGAGGCCCCCATAGCCTCAATGGTTTGCCATCTTTTCGATTCGAGACCATTCCTGATGGCCTCCCACCATGCGACCCTGATGCCACTCAAGACATTTCTTCTCTTTGTAAATCTACAACCACTACATGTTTAGGTCCTTTCAAAGAGTTACTTGCAAAGCTCAAAAATACTAACGTACCACGTGTATCGTGCATCGTGTCTGATGGTTCAATGAGCTTCACTCTCTCTGCTGCTCAAGATTTGGGTATTCCTCAAGTTCTCTTTTGGACTCCAAGTGCTTGTGGTTTATTATGTTACATGTATTACCGCGATCTTGTTGAGAAAGGATACACTCCACTTAAAG ATGAAAGTTACTTGACAAATGGATATTTGGATACAAGTTTGGATTGGATACCAGGCATGAAAGGAGTACGTTTGAGGGATCTTCCAAGTTTCCTAAGAACTACAAATCCCGAAGAATACATGATCAAGCTCATCATCCAAGAGACAGAGAGATCAAAAAATGCTTCTGCTATCATTATCAATACATTCGAGACATTGGAGGGAGAAGTTGTTGAATCACTTCAAAAACTTCTTCCTCCAATCTACGTCGTTGGTCCCTTGAATCTTCTTATGGAACATGTTGTCGATGAAAAGAACTTGGAGGGCTTGGGATTGAATCTATGGAAAGAAGAAACCAAGTGTCTAGACTGGCTTGATTCCAAGAAACCAAATTCTGTTGTTTACGTTAATTTTGGGAGCATCACTGTCATGACCGCGAACCAACTTATTGAATTTGCTTGGGGACTTGCCAATAGTCAGATGGAATTTTTATGGATCATAAGACCTGATATTGTATCAGGGGAAAAAGAAATTCTTCCATCTGAATTCGTGGAagaaactaaagaaagaggGATGTTAACAAGTTGGTGCCCGCAAGAACAAGTCCTTAGCCACCCTGCTATTGGAGGGTTCTTGACTCACAGTGGATGGAATTCGACCCTTGAAAGTATCGGCAATGGTGTGCCAATGATCTGCTGGCCGTTTTTCGCAGAACAACAGACTAATTGTTGGTTCAAATGCACTCAATGGGGAATTGGAATGGAAATTGACAATAATGTGAAAAGGGATGAAGTTGAAAGTCTTGTGAGAGAGTTAATGGTTGGTGAGAAAGGCAAAGATATGAAGAAAAAGGCAATGGAATGGAAGAAATTGGCTGAAGAAGCTGCTGCAAAAACAACAGGATCATCTTATGTGAACATAGACAAATTGATCAACCAAATTCTACTCTCCGAAACCACTAGGCAAAAGTATTACTAA
- the LOC125851046 gene encoding 7-deoxyloganetin glucosyltransferase-like yields MNETEESKLSKPHAVCIPFPAQGHINPMLKLAKLLHIRGFHITFVNTDFNHRRLLKSRGLNSLVSLPSFRFESIPDGLPPSNEDATQDVPSLCEACKKLCLTPFGDLVTRLNNNSNFPSISCIVSDAAMCFTQQVSEELGVPNVGFWTASGCSLWAFTQYPKLVEQGYAPLKDDSYLDTIIDWIPGMEGIRLKHLPSFIRATVDEPSYIIIKYIVEEIMDKISKFSALILNTFDMLESVLQQIATKFPVVNYTIGPLHRFVLNNPTQYEDLKSIGSNLWKEETHCLEWLDTKKPNSVVYVNFGSVTVMSNEQLIEFAWGLANTKMDFLWIVRSDLVMGDSAILPHEFLAETKERGLLGGWCPQEQVLSHPSIGGFLTHCGWNSTFESISYGVPMLCWPFFADQQTNSWFNCNRWGVGMEIDSNVKREVIEELVRELMVGEKGKQMKENALNWKKLAEKAINSSDGSSYMNFDKLVSHVLLGKGLSP; encoded by the exons ATGAACGAAACAGAGGAATCCAAATTATCCAAGCCACATGCAGTATGCATTCCATTTCCAGCACAAGGTCATATTAACCCTATGCTCAAATTAGCCAAACTCCTCCATATCCGAGGCTTTCATATCACCTTTGTTAACACCGATTTCAATCACCGTCGATTGCTCAAATCCCGGGGTCTCAATTCCCTCGTTAGCCTACCTTCCTTTCGTTTCGAGTCCATCCCTGATGGACTCCCTCCCTCTAACGAAGATGCCACACAAGACGTTCCTTCTTTGTGTGAGGCATGTAAGAAGTTGTGTTTGACCCCTTTCGGAGACCTCGTCACCAGACTAAATAATAATTCCAATTTCCCTTCTATTTCTTGCATAGTCTCTGATGCTGCCATGTGCTTCACTCAACAAGTTTCAGAGGAATTAGGTGTTCCTAATGTTGGCTTTTGGACTGCTAGTGGTTGTTCCTTGTGGGCTTTCACACAATATCCTAAACTTGTGGAACAAGGTTACGCTCCACTTAAAG ATGACAGTTATTTAGACACGATTATAGATTGGATACCGGGCATGGAAGGCATTCGTCTAAAACACTTGCCAAGCTTCATCAGAGCCACAGTTGATGAACCAAGCTATATTATAATCAAATATATAGTGGAAGAAATCATggacaaaatttccaaattctcTGCACTCATTTTGAACACATTCGACATGCTAGAGAGTGTTTTGCAACAAATTGCAACCAAGTTCCCTGTAGTTAATTATACTATTGGACCATTGCATCGCTTTGTATTGAATAATCCAACTCAATACGAAGACTTGAAATCAATCGGTTCTAATCTATGGAAAGAAGAAACTCACTGTCTTGAATGGCTGGACACGAAGAAACCAAATTCTGTTGTTTATGTGAATTTTGGAAGTGTTACAGTGATGAGCAATGAACAGTTAATTGAATTTGCGTGGGGACTTGCAAATACTAAAATGGATTTCTTATGGATCGTTAGATCCGATTTAGTCATGGGTGATTCAGCCATTTTGCCACATGAATTTCTCGCGGAGACTAAGGAAAGAGGTTTATTAGGTGGTTGGTGTCCTCAAGAACAAGTTTTAAGTCATCCGTCAATTGGAGGATTTTTAACACACTGTGGATGGAATTCTACTTTTGAAAGCATATCATATGGTGTGCCAATGTTGTGTTGGCCTTTCTTTGCGGATCAACAAACAAATAGTTGGTTTAATTGTAATCGTTGGGGTGTCGGGATGGAAATTGATAGCAATGTGAAGAGGGAAGTGATTGAGGAACTTGTGAGAGAGTTGATGGTTGGCGAAAAGGGTAAACAGATGAAAGAAAATGCATTGAATTGGAAAAAATTAGCAGAAAAAGCTATAAATTCTTCAGATGGATCATCTTATATGAATTTTGACAAGTTGGTTAGCCATGTACTATTAGGAAAGGGACTTTCACCTTAA